The Flavobacterium johnsoniae UW101 genomic interval TTGCATGAATAAAACGAGCTAACGGCTAATAACAATAGAAAAATCTTCTTCATTTTTTAAAACGTTTTTTATGGGTTTAATGTATCTTTTTTAGTTTGAGCTGCAGGTTTTGAAACAGCAGGTTTTGCTGCTGCAGGTTTAGTTTGTGCCGCTGGAGCAGCAACAGAGCTTTGCGCCGGATCCGGAACAAAGTTTCTTAAGGTAACAGTACAAATCAAAGACTGATTAGGACCAATTTTTTTGTTATCTCCATGATATCCATAAGCCATATGTGATGGAAAAAGAAAAGTAACAGTTTCATTTTTTTTCATGTACTTAATCCCGTCACGTAATCCCATCATGATGTCTTGTTTGTCAACATAATAAGTCTGCGGGCCAAGATCAGCTTCTGAATAAATTACTTTACCTTCAATATCTTTAACTTCTAAATTAAAGTAAGCGATATCTCCTTTTCGCGGTGCAGTGGTTTCGGTGTTATTTTTTTCATCATAACTAAACCAATATCCTTTTTTTGTGGCGTAATATTTTACTTTCGGATTGCTTTTGATGATTTTTTTAATCACATCTTCTTCGCTGGCTACTAATTTTTTGTTTCTGTCGGCTGATTTTTTCATAAAAGTCCCCGAAGCTCTGGAAATTGGCCTGCGCGCTTCTTCATGATGCTTACAGCCCGCCAATAAAACTGCAAAAAGCAGTGAATAAATGCTGATTTTTAAGTAGTTCATATTGGTTTTATAATTTTAGTTTAGTTACTAAATCTTCGAATTTTTTAACTGTTTCTTCCATTGAAACTTCAGATCTTCCGCCAGCTGCATTTATGTGTCCGCCTCCATTAAAATGGTCTCTTGCAAATTGGTTAACATCAAATCCTCCTTGAGAACGGAAAGAAATTTTAATTATTTTTTCGTCTCTATTTTCGATAAAGATAGCTGTAAAAACAATTCCGCGTATGCTTAAACCATAATTAACAATTCCTTCGGTATCGCCTTTTACATAATTAAAAGAATCTAACTCTTCCTGAGTCAAAGTCATGTAAGACGTTTTATGCTCTTCAAAAATTTTCATGTTTTGTAAAGCACGGCCTAATAACTGCAAACGGCTGAATGAGCTGTTATCGTATAACAAAACCGGAATTTGAGTATTCTCAACTCCTAAGTCAATTAGTTCAGCAATAATTCGGTGTGTGTTTCCTGTAGTTCCCGGAAAGCGAAAAGAGCCGGAATCAGTTAAAATTCCAGTATATATGCAGGTTGCAATATTTTTATCAATATCTTCCTTTTTGTTCAGGAAAGTAATAAAGTTGTAAACCATTTCACAAGTCGATCCGTATGTTGGGTCAGAATATGTGTAAAGGGCATAATCATGCGGTTTTTCATGATGATCGATCATGATATACGGAGCCGTTAATCTGGCTAACGTATGTTCCATTTCGCCTGTTCGGTGAAAAGCATTAAAATCAAGCGTAAAAATTAATTCGGCTTCTTCTAATATTTTGATGCAGTTTTCAGTGTCTTTTTCAAATATTTTTACCGTTTCAGAACCTGGAAGCCAAGCCAGAAAATCAGGAAAATCATTAGGAGCAATTACTGTTGCCTGATGATTGTTTTTTAATAAAAAATGGTATAATGCAAGAGTAGAACCCATAGCGTCGCCGTCTGGGCCTCTGTGCGGAATTATTACAATTTTCTTTGGAGCAGCAAGCAATAATTGAATTGCCTGAATATCTTGTATTTTCATAGTGTGCGAATTTACATTTTTTTAATGTAATGCTGAAAATAATTTTAGTTTTCAGTCACAGTCGCAGTAATCAGTTCAGTTTTTGAATTTAAAATTCAAAACTTGGAATTTATTTTACAAATTTTGAAGTTCTTTTTTCTGAAATCTTTGGTACAATTTATACTTCGCACCTTTAACGATTTGTGATTTGTAAATACCAACAGAACCTGAAGAAAAATACGCTATTGTACATCCTAGAGCAATGAAAATTCCGGGCTGAATGCCAAATAATTCCATTCCCATAATAGTGCAGGCAATAGGAGTGTGGGTTGCACCAGAAAAAACAGACACGAAACCAACTCCGGCTAAAAGCGCAATAGGCATTGGGATAAATATTGATAATGCGCTTCCTAATGTGGCGCCGACAAAGAATAAAGGTGTTACTTCTCCGCCTTTAAAGCCTGCTCCCAAAGTGAATCCTGTAAATAGAATTTTGAGCAGAAAATCATACCATTCACTTGGATTTGAAAATGAGTCAACAATAACTGGCACACCAAGTCCGGAGAATTTAGTAAAACCTAAACCGGCAATAGCAACAGCTAAAACGACACCGCCAATAACTGGACGAAGCGGCGGATATTTGATGTTTTTAGAGAAAAGTGAACCCCAGAAATGTGTGCTTCTCGAAAATAATAACGCAGCAAAGCCTGAAAGAAGTCCGAGTAATATGGTATAAAATATAGTGTCGAAATTAAGTTCGGGAACAACCGGAATACTGTAATGTGTGTGTTTTATTTTCCAGAATTCTACCGTAAAATAAGCAGCATAAGCAACTACAAAAGAAAGTAAAGCGCTTTTAAAATTGATTTTACTGAAGTACAAAACTTCTAAAGCAAAAACAGCGCCTGCTAAGGGTGTTCCAAAAACAGAGGCAAAACCTGCGCTGATACCCAGAATAATAAGAATTCGGCGTTCTGCATTATCTAAGTTAAAAATTTTAGTGAATTGATCTGCGATTGCGCCTCCCATTTGTACGGCTGTACCTTCGCGTCCGGCTGAACCTCCAAACAAATGAGTAAGTAAAGTGCCTAAAAGAACCAAAGGTGCCATTTTAAACGGAATGACTTTTTTGGGTTTTTCGTATTCTTCAAGCAATAAATTGTTGCCTTTTACAACCGATTCTCCCCAATAATAATAACTCAAACCAACCAATAATCCGCCAAAAGGCAAAAGCCAGATAATCCAGTCGTGCTGAATTCTAAACTGTGTTACCCATTCTAAAGATACAAGAAAAAAAGCAGATGCAGATCCTGATAAAATACCAATTAAAGCACAGATAAGAATCCATTTTGGAAGAGAAAGAAGGAATTGTTTAGTGTTTTGAGAAGTCATTCAAAGAGTAAAATTATTTCAGCCACGAATTTCACGATTTTTCACAGATTAAATGGATTAAAAATGATTTTTTTTAAAATTCGTGGCTGCTAAAATTACTGAACTACAGCTGTAAATTCAATTTCAACCAAATATTCAGGAGCAACTAATTTACTGATTTCATAAAAGCCTGTAGTTGGTTTTACATCTTTAAAAAAAGCAGAGTGTGCTCTTGCAACTTCCTCAAAAGTATCAACATTTGTTGTAAAAATGCGTGTTCTGATTACGTCTTTAATTCCAACATTTAAGTCTTGCAGCACTTTTTCAACGCGTTCAATTATATTATAAGTCTGAGCATAAGCATCGTCGGCTTTTACCTTATCGCCGTCAACAATTGCTACTGTGCCCGAAACTTCGATGATATTGCCAATTCTTACAGCGCGGCAGTATCCCATTTTGTCTTCCCACGGCGATCCTGTTAAGATGTTTTCTCTTTTCATTTTATGAGTTTTTTCGAATTGTTTTATGAGATTTTTAAAAACAAATTCAGGTTAATTAATGCGCTGCAATTTATGAAATAAGCTTGGCAAAAAGAATTATAAAGACTTGAAATCATTTTGAAAATCCTATTTTTTTGTGATATTTCAATACGCTTTAATCGGTTTGGTTTTCCTCGTAAATTCTAAGCTTATTTTGTGTATTGGTAAGATGCTGCTGTAGTGTTTCAATTTTATTCAATAAATGATAAATGGCATCAATACCTTCTAAATTGATATTAAGGTCATAATGCATTCGAATCATTTTTTCTAATGCAGGCAGTTGTTCCGGCTGTAAATATTCGTCATCTTTTTCAATTATAATTTCTACTAAACCATAACTGTTAAGTTCTTTTATAAAGGTGTTTTCAATTTCATGATACACACAAAATTGTTTTATTTGGATTAAGTTTTTATTACTCATGATTTCTTAGTTTAGATAATTCGGCAAACAACTCTTTTTCTTTTTGAGATAATTGGGTGGGAATTTTCAAATTGTACGTTACGTATAAATCCCCAAACTGATTGTCTTTTTTGTAAATCGGAAAACCTTTTCCTTTTAATTTGACTTTTGTTCCGGTTTGAGTTTCGGCAGGAACTTTGATTTTTACTTTTCCATCAAAAGTTTTGATATTGATTTCACCTCCTAAAACAGCTGTATAAAGGTCTAAATCAACATTAGAATATAAATTGTTTCCTTCTCGTTTAAAATCAGAATTGTTTTCGATTATAAAAGTGATATACAAATCGCCGTTAGGTCCTCCGTTTGCTCCGGGGCCTCCATGACCCGGAATTTTAATTACCTGGCCGTTTTCTACTCCGGCAGGAATTGTAATTCGGATATTTTTGCCGTTTACGGTTAAACTTTGTTTGTGTGTTGTATAAGCAGAAGCAAGATCTAATTGTAATTCAGCATTAAAATCCTGTCCTCTGTATTTCGACTGGCCTCGGCTGCTTCTGCCGGAAGAACCGTACATCGAATTAAAAAAATCTGAAAAATCACTTCCTGAAAAATCTCCTCCTCCAAAACCAGAAAAATCCTGACCGCTGCTCTGTTGTCTTGTATATTGCTGCTGATTAGGATCGTAACCTGCTTTTTCAAATTCGTCAGCATGTTTCCAGTCTTTTCCGTATTTATCGTATTTTTTACGATTTTCGGGATTGCTTAAAACTTCGTTTGCTTCGTTTATTTCCTTGAATTTTTTCTCGGCTTCTTTATCATTCGGATTCAAATCGGGATGATATTTTCTGGCCAGTTTTCGATATGCTTTTT includes:
- the gldI gene encoding gliding motility-associated peptidyl-prolyl isomerase GldI encodes the protein MNYLKISIYSLLFAVLLAGCKHHEEARRPISRASGTFMKKSADRNKKLVASEEDVIKKIIKSNPKVKYYATKKGYWFSYDEKNNTETTAPRKGDIAYFNLEVKDIEGKVIYSEADLGPQTYYVDKQDIMMGLRDGIKYMKKNETVTFLFPSHMAYGYHGDNKKIGPNQSLICTVTLRNFVPDPAQSSVAAPAAQTKPAAAKPAVSKPAAQTKKDTLNP
- a CDS encoding DHH family phosphoesterase, whose translation is MKIQDIQAIQLLLAAPKKIVIIPHRGPDGDAMGSTLALYHFLLKNNHQATVIAPNDFPDFLAWLPGSETVKIFEKDTENCIKILEEAELIFTLDFNAFHRTGEMEHTLARLTAPYIMIDHHEKPHDYALYTYSDPTYGSTCEMVYNFITFLNKKEDIDKNIATCIYTGILTDSGSFRFPGTTGNTHRIIAELIDLGVENTQIPVLLYDNSSFSRLQLLGRALQNMKIFEEHKTSYMTLTQEELDSFNYVKGDTEGIVNYGLSIRGIVFTAIFIENRDEKIIKISFRSQGGFDVNQFARDHFNGGGHINAAGGRSEVSMEETVKKFEDLVTKLKL
- a CDS encoding voltage-gated chloride channel family protein, which produces MTSQNTKQFLLSLPKWILICALIGILSGSASAFFLVSLEWVTQFRIQHDWIIWLLPFGGLLVGLSYYYWGESVVKGNNLLLEEYEKPKKVIPFKMAPLVLLGTLLTHLFGGSAGREGTAVQMGGAIADQFTKIFNLDNAERRILIILGISAGFASVFGTPLAGAVFALEVLYFSKINFKSALLSFVVAYAAYFTVEFWKIKHTHYSIPVVPELNFDTIFYTILLGLLSGFAALLFSRSTHFWGSLFSKNIKYPPLRPVIGGVVLAVAIAGLGFTKFSGLGVPVIVDSFSNPSEWYDFLLKILFTGFTLGAGFKGGEVTPLFFVGATLGSALSIFIPMPIALLAGVGFVSVFSGATHTPIACTIMGMELFGIQPGIFIALGCTIAYFSSGSVGIYKSQIVKGAKYKLYQRFQKKELQNL
- a CDS encoding RidA family protein, whose product is MKRENILTGSPWEDKMGYCRAVRIGNIIEVSGTVAIVDGDKVKADDAYAQTYNIIERVEKVLQDLNVGIKDVIRTRIFTTNVDTFEEVARAHSAFFKDVKPTTGFYEISKLVAPEYLVEIEFTAVVQ
- a CDS encoding chaperone modulator CbpM — translated: MSNKNLIQIKQFCVYHEIENTFIKELNSYGLVEIIIEKDDEYLQPEQLPALEKMIRMHYDLNINLEGIDAIYHLLNKIETLQQHLTNTQNKLRIYEENQTD
- a CDS encoding DnaJ C-terminal domain-containing protein, whose amino-acid sequence is MDYIDYYKTLDVSKSATEAEIKKAYRKLARKYHPDLNPNDKEAEKKFKEINEANEVLSNPENRKKYDKYGKDWKHADEFEKAGYDPNQQQYTRQQSSGQDFSGFGGGDFSGSDFSDFFNSMYGSSGRSSRGQSKYRGQDFNAELQLDLASAYTTHKQSLTVNGKNIRITIPAGVENGQVIKIPGHGGPGANGGPNGDLYITFIIENNSDFKREGNNLYSNVDLDLYTAVLGGEINIKTFDGKVKIKVPAETQTGTKVKLKGKGFPIYKKDNQFGDLYVTYNLKIPTQLSQKEKELFAELSKLRNHE